Part of the Cyprinus carpio isolate SPL01 chromosome A1, ASM1834038v1, whole genome shotgun sequence genome is shown below.
CACCCTCCACGAGGAGACTGACAAGTAGATTGACCAGTTTCCCATCATGATAGGTCCACTTTCCTGACACAGCCGGGGAGGGTGGGGCAAACAGGTTCTCTGTACCTCTTAACCAGTCACAGGAAGGATGCTTCAAGAACTCTGTGATGCATTTGAAGGGGTTAGTCATTTTTCTTGACAAGGTATTCAAACAAATTCTCTACAGGAAAAAAGATGAAAGATCATTTAGAGCTAGTTGCAAGTATATTTCTACTACATTTAAGCattctaaaaattaaaagaaataaaataaataataaaagaaatgtccTGGGTTACTTGACTGTAGCCCTGTACCCTGAAAAAgtgggaacgagatgctgcatttCAATAACGCTGATGAGAGCATTCTTTGTTTGACCGGTTGTGAAGCATGTGTGCCAACATGCCACGAATTGGCTTAAATGACCTCGGTGGGTGACGTCATTTGATTACGCGCACCTGCAGGTTATAAATAGACATGAAACGGACATACCTTCAGGTTCAAACCTTGTGTGAAGAGACGCCCAGTCATGCCTACAGTGCGACATtgagacgcagcatctcgttaCCGCTTTTTCAGGGTACAGGCCTACAGTCAAGAAACCTGAGACGTTCCTTATCAAAAGCTACTCTCGATGCTGCGTTTCAATAACGCTGATGAGAATGAGAATTCCAACGCTGCCGCACTGGAAGTGTCTGGACCCCCCAAGGTTGTGTAGTGTGTGCACTAACACTGAAGAGGTCTCAGACATGACTTTGGGATGTTGACTCAAAGACACATGAGCctggagtagcatggacatccaaactatagaatctgacaaatgtGTGTGGAGAGGACCAGCCTTTCGCATTACACACTTGCTGCAATGGGACACCTCTTGCCAAAGCCGTAGAAGATGCAACCTCCCTGGTTGAATTGGCCCTTACTCCTAGAGGTGAAGCTTGACCATGCAGGGcatggccaggacgtgtcctgggaaaatgacacgtttggtcaccctacttAAACCATATTTCTTAAATCATATATCACTGATGAaacatattttgtattacattaaaataaagaccAATTAAATTAGCCTATTCTACCTAGGTTTGTATGTGAAGTCGAAATCTCcccaactttgctttaaaatgagTCGCAAAATCTCCTAACCAATGatcaaattatcaaaaaatggAAATCACTTTCGTGAAGTGACCTTCGCATGTTCACTTTGCTAACGGACTTCTGGAAAGGGCCTTCGTGAAGGGATTCAGTAGTTGTTCCCTTTTGTTTGGAACATTCCTGAAGTGCCCTTCGAGGCTGTAAAAAAGTTGTTTGGAATTCGCTCCTAATATCTGATTGGCTGGTAAGTGGCATTTAACACTGTATAACTTGAGACAGCTATGACTTTAATTGTCCATTAATTGTGTATAGCAGTACATGCTATCCCTCCTTGTCACGTACTGGGCAACGATGTGGCgtttcacaacacaaaaaatgaaGATAGCTAGATTTGAAAGCATGAAGAAACAGATCCATGGCTCGGCAGAGCTATGAAAACGCCTTCTCACTAATGCTCCTGCCTGTGCTCAGGTCCTtaagcaggtcagcctggtacgccTGCAGAACCACCATGGTATGCAGGGCAGCACCAACCTGACCCACTGCTTGAAACTCCTTCCCCACCAGCGAGGATGTTAATCTTCAAAGTGTGGTGGGGAGTGTTGGCTTCTTGAGTGACAATAAACTCCCAGGGGAGAGATAGCCTTTGAGTCTTCCACCTAAGGCATCGTCACATATCCCTGCGCCTTAGCACCCACAATAGTAGAATAAGTCGACATTGTGGGTATAAATATTCGTGAGGAGTATGGCTTACTTCATGAATGAGACAACTCGTCATGGCGATCTAGGAAAAAGGGGAGAGATCAATGCTGGGATCTCTCCCCCTGGCCACCTGACAGAAATCTGTTGTGTTACTTGGAGTGACTGGGGTTCTCTTGCTCTTGTGGCCAGTCCAATTTAAGCCTGGCCATAGCATTAGTCACAACCTCCAGCAATTCCTCAAATGCTTTGTCATCGCATGAGGAATGCTCAGAGGCAGCAATCTCCATTTCCATTTCGCCAGATGCAAGAGAACCCCAGTTTTCGGCAGTGTGCTCTTCCCCTAGGCACTCCAAGCAATAATCAGGCAGATCGTCATCAGGGATTACTTGAACACAGGGTGGCAAGCATCTCCTAACCGAAGAACTAGAcatgatccatttttttttctttctctttttaaacaaagaaacaacggacacacacacacacacacacacacacaatgcggtCTCTGAAGACAAGAAAACCTGAAGGTATGTCCGTTCACATCTATTTATAACCTACAGGTGCACATAATTAAATGAAGTCACCCACCGAGGTTTTTTAAGACAATTCTTGGTGTGTTGgcacacatgcttcacaactgGCCAAACAATGTTCTCATCAGCATTATTGAAACGCAGCATCAAGAGTAGCTTTTGATAGGGAACACTGTAGGGAACACACTtaattacatttcactgctggtcatgtactctccatataaccatgtatgtgacaaataaaaatcttgaatcttgaagctATAATTTGAACGAATTTGGGAAAATAtcttcaaaataattaaacattattaaaaaaaatacattaaattttattaaaaatacaatttaaattaaatataatttattattagaataacttaatataattaaaattaactaagTTGACGTGTTTATACTTAATGATTATATTCATGTACAACACAATTTGCAAGGAACTCCAGGATATTACAACAATACTCTGGTACCATGATACAAAAAATCCCTAGGTACTTCAAGCACTTTTGATACTCTTTAGGTTGAAAAAAATCTCATTATCTGCAGTAAAGAGTCATTCACAAGCATGTGCAGGTATTTTCATTGTTGGCCAATGAATGTATCAGCATGTCTGAATTCAAAgtagggttgccaggtctgcaaaaCAAAATCAACCCAATTGACTATATGCACaattacttcctggttttagataagtCAGCTCAGTCATTTCTGGTCAACAGTCAAAATCAACTGTGCTATAAGAGGAGTGCCCTTTGCTCAGTTTCTCTACATAATTTAATCGCAATTagaagaaaagttttgtttgtctaagaGGACCAAACGTCCATGTACTGTATACAGTTTCAGGAAAGATAAACACAAGTGTAAAAATGTAGGCGAGTGAATCTGCTAAAATGTGTGGCAAGTCATTGCTATGATTTAAGGGGTGGTCACACTGCCCTTttctttccattgacttccatttatAAGCATGCAAATGCGTCAGACTGGAAACACAAGCTAGTGTAAAAAGTTTCGCATTTTGCTGTGTTCCAAAGTTCAAGCTTAGTGAACTCTaacctgcgaattcgcatcaccAGAAACCGTGGGCGAATTCCAAATGGAAATGAGCATCCGAAGGGCAGAACCCTTGAAGTATGTTCTTTGAAGGGTGCAGGGCATTACTGTCTTGTATAAGTGTTTGGAACTCCCTTAGTGAATGACTGCGTGCAGCATTGAGCACTCCatcagtttttgcaaataaatatttattattattattttattcaaatattgtctaattgtgTCTTATTTACTGTTAAACTTTTTCAAACAACTTGCTTAAACTTGCTTACACTATCACCTTaaattagggtgaccaaatgtgccattttcccaggacacgtcctggccaggatttctatattgcttaaaatatccaggttttggctttggtttcctgttttcatacttaataaaggtaatgatcgtttgaccaaaaacatgcagacattgtatgtaATCGTCCAATCGTGGTgcatgagaaggtgggatctacagagaacggtcaaagcgatgctaatatgtgtacatattagtgttcgacttgaagcagcactgagcgtaccgatcggtgtatgacatcaaagtaccgtgaaaGCGTTTCAGAAGCACAAGAAGCcctctgctctctagagctctcatggtactttgtcatacacCAATGGgtctgcacagtgcaaacaaagccaaaacgtggatattttaggcaacatagaaatcctggccaggacgtgtcctgggaaaatgacatgtttggtcaccctacttAAACCATATTTCTTAAATCATATATCACTGATGAAACACGTCAGTCACGTACTGGGCAACGATGTGGCatttcacaacacaaaaaatgaaGATAGCTAGATTTGAAAGCATATAGAAAAAACTATCCAGTCTAATCGCTAAGTTACTAATTTTCCAGATCTTTTTGATCATGAATGTGAGCTAATGACAAAATggttattttctaaatattgtattattttatttatgctattattattattattattattattattattatttaagaaaacataACTAGGATACATACACCATTAAGTATCCCAAACTATCAAAGAGCAAACTCtggacaataaaatgttttttttttttttttttttttggcaggaaaGTAGATGCCCTtatcaaaaagtagtatacttcaagttcattttattaagtatactcaagtaaagttcaagtatatttttaagtatactttatgtagcaagtatacaaatatctgtgttctagtagtatacttgtaagtgtactgtttcaatacttcttgggactaaattgacccactttctagtatactttaagtataacagtagcaaactttgagtacacaaatagtttacctctatgtttgtaatttgtactgcaatacactaaaagtgaacttataggcaTACTGGTTTACtaaaatactttgtacactttgaagtatagtctcagtaaactactagtttagtagttttatactgcaagtatactcataagttttctttaagtgaactttacatcatactttaagtatactaccatgtccctatttaggttttaatttgtatatattttgttatatgaatatctgaacatacaaaacaagaaaaacattttattctagcttcatgcattcttttttaaactttaatgtgggtaagtttcataaaaaataaagaaataacattttgaacaaaaagctgaaaaaaaaaaaaactctatgaattggattcagaatgataatcaaaacgtagatggagtcgatcgacaccccaaagcttgactataattattacctcttcattggtcgacattttattccataatgttacagttttgatgcggtttcatgtcagatgttcgtgttacatgtgttgttgtttcttcttcttcttcacttgtgtttttttggaaattctgtacagaagatgtgtactagcaccctctaaCATATAGCAAtgaaacacagattctaggagcacaagtatagctcaaatatatttagactttttgtaagtataagtcaagtatacttaaatgtcattttaagtatatttctgaggagtacataaagcctgttcctgagaagtacataaaaagtaaactaaaagcattctttcctatttttaatttaaaagaagtatactaatagcacacttgtataaacttctttttcgtaagggtgagCATGCCTAGTCTTGCACAAGGTCAGAGATGATTAAAACGAATGATGCAGTGGTGATGTGTGCTCATTAGGGTACATGTATGTGACTAACCCTGTAAAGTGTTCAGTAAAGTCTCCACTCTGCGGGGCATCTCCTCTCTCTTCAGCAGCTGTAGAACAGTCATGGCAACCAGCCCAGCCAGAAGGAGAAGCAACACTGTGCATCCACCAATCAAAGCTGTGCTGTCACTATGACAAACATACAACAAGATAACTTATGTAACAT
Proteins encoded:
- the LOC122146383 gene encoding transmembrane protein 94-like; this translates as MTNPFKCITEFLKHPSCDWLRGTENLFAPPSPAVSGKWTYHDGKLVNLLVSLLVEGEIISLRPGSEAPTELRGIQEVFGALSTQTCLRSG